A window of the Diabrotica undecimpunctata isolate CICGRU chromosome 1, icDiaUnde3, whole genome shotgun sequence genome harbors these coding sequences:
- the LOC140433375 gene encoding uncharacterized protein, whose amino-acid sequence MDQLKKQRKPLKSKISRISNWLRDNSAQETDPLQFQLRHTELTNCYAKYDDLMDQIEELDEENTEERDREEIEEKYFSTLAGLQHKMEMLQPPSHQSSSTSPRLASAKDKYKFVNENKLCRNCLGTKHFSQNCSSQRSCSICKKRHHTLLHNDHENSSSSSRSFQRQNHATSRNVQNTWSDGEAGPSNSVSLSESQTSQVSNVMTSLSALSIKQDVLLATALVTIYSKHGVPIHARCILDSGSQSSFVSKDLVQKLNLSPYSKRLQISTISEHSSFSNKMVDLEIFPYKRNGNGFKISCSILDNITCRLPQVSINRSKFNIPSTFTLADPTYSVPGNIDLLLASDIYSELLSDGLIRLGKGLPVLQNTHLGYIMFGSLPPYALHKGIYSSQLSPTQSNVSLFVQSTSEEDKLDNIIRQFFEVEEVTPSVKISSSEDLAEQIFTETTQILPSGRFQVKLPLISETAHKMLGNSYNMARKRFISLENKLLKHENVYTQYKAFINEYVSLGHAKKVPLSLTNVHLENKYFLPHHFVIKEESLTTKLRVVFDGSMKSSSGYSLNDILLKGKTLQPELFDILLRFRLYTYVFTSDIQKMYRQVRIHPDHTFLQNILWRDSPEQDIECLELQTVTYGTKSASFQSTRCLMELAKTHQNKYPLASDALLTGCYVDDILYGANDTQTLLKAHNEITDLLNKTITLPRLELMDALLASKLTTKVVDIIKDKLPSITSINMWSDSEIVLAWLRSHHSRWNQFVANRVAQIQENSSHSHWRHVKSKDNPADILSRGMMPSNILNSTLWFHGPQFLQTFDLNLSEYSPKFNSNKLPEERKVVLHTRSAQFDFFAMLSERFSSFTKYVRTIAYVLRFANNARSGTQKLSGALEVSELQNAEMKIIKLLQNSCFSSEIADLKGNKIISNKSLLQFAPFLDKNEMLRVGGRLRYSEVTFDQKYPLLLPSKNHVVRLILKKEHLRLHHAGPQNTLSQVRLRYWPLNGLREIKRIVHECHVCFKFNAQPLAQIMSDLPKERLCSAQVFAHVGLDFGGPFLIKASKLRKSPLIKSYIALFVCMSTRAVHIELVSGLTTEAFLLTLKRFISRRGLPQTIFSDNATNFLGAKNQLFELYNFLKNKETNSSIQEFLASSQIRWKTIPPRSPHHGGLWESAIKSAKHHIYRLLGNLKITFEEFSTVLTQIEAVLNSRPICALSNDPSDFTYLTPGHFLIGRSLT is encoded by the exons ATGGATCAATTGAAGAAACAACGCAAACCGTTGAAATCAAAAATCTCTCGTATCTCTAATTGGTTAAGGGATAACTCTGCTCAAGAAACAGATCCCTTGCAGTTCCAACTCCGTCATACTGAACTAACGAATTGTTACGCCAAATATGATGACCTCATGGATCAGATTGAGGAACTGGACGAAGAAAACACTGAAGAACGCGATagggaagaaattgaagaaaagtaCTTCTCAACTCTGGCAGGTCTTCAACATAAAATGGAGATGCTCCAACCTCCTTCACACCAGTCCAGTTCCACTTCTCCACGTTTAGCTAGTGCTAAA GATAAGtataaatttgttaatgaaaacAAACTATGTCGCAACTGTTTAGGAACTAAACACTTTTCTCAAAATTGTTCGTCTCAACGTTCATGTAGTATATGCAAGAAAAGACATCACACACTCTTGCACAATGACCATGAAAATAGCTCTTCTTCTAGTAGATCTTTTCAACGACAAAATCACGCAACCTCTCGCAATGTACAAAACACTTGGTCTGATGGTGAAGCCGGTCCAAGtaattctgtctctctctctgaaTCTCAAACCTCTCAGGTGTCAAATGTAATGACTTCTCTCTCTGCTCTGTCAATAAAGCAGGATGTTCTGCTGGCAACCGCTCTAGTCACTATTTATTCAAAGCATGGCGTACCCATACACGCTAGATGTATTTTAGATAGTGGATCCCAGTCGTCATTTGTCTCTAAAGATTTGGTTCAAAAATTAAATCTCTCTCCTTACAGCAAAAGGTTACAAATCTCTACTATCTCTGAACATAGTTCATTCTCGAACAAAATGGTCGATCTAGAAATTTTTCCATACAAAAGAAATGGTAATGGTTTCAAAATCTCCTGTTCTATTTTAGACAACATAACTTGTAGACTCCCTCAGGTATCCATAAACAGAAGTAAATTTAATATCCCCTCTACATTCACTCTCGCAGATCCCACCTACTCTGTCCCTGGAAATATAGACCTTCTTCTTGCCAGTGACATATATAGCGAGTTGTTATCGGATGGTTTAATACGTTTAGGTAAAGGACTCCCTGTTCTCCAGAACACACACTTAGGGTACATTATGTTTGGTTCTTTACCTCCTTACGCACTTCACAAAGGAATTTATAGCTCACAGTTGTCCCCTACACAGTCAAATGTCTCTTTATTTGTCCAGTCCACATCTGAGGAAGATAAGCTCGATAATATAATTCGACAATTCTTCGAAGTCGAAGAAGTGACCCCCTCTGTTAAAATCTCCTCCTCTGAGGATCTGGCTGAACAAATATTCACTGAAACAACTCAAATTCTACCTTCTGGTCGGTTTCAGGTAAAGCTTCCTCTCATTTCTGAAACAGCACATAAAATGCTGGGCAATTCTTACAATATGGCTAGGAAAAGGTTTAttagtttagaaaataaactCTTAAAGCACGAAAATGTATACACTCAATATAAAGCATTCATCAATGAATATGTTTCTCTTGGACATGCCAAAAAGGTTCCTCTTTCTCTcacaaatgtgcacttagaaaataaatactttttacctCATCACTTTGTCATAAAAGAAGAATCATTAACTACCAAATTACGGGTGGTTTTTGATGGCTCCATGAAAAGTTCCAGTGGCTATTCTCTTAATGACATCCTGTTGAAAGGAAAAACTCTTCAGCCTGAACTTTTCGACATTCTCCTTCGGTTTAGATTGTATACCTATGTCTTCACTTCCGACATACaaaaaatgtacaggcaggtACGAATTCATCCTGATCACACATTCCTGCAGAATATCCTCTGGCGGGATTCTCCAGAACAGGACATCGAATGTCTTGAGCTTCAAACCGTAACTTATGGAACAAAAAGCGCAAGCTTTCAAAGTACTCGTTGTTTGATGGAATTAGCTAAAACTCATCAAAACAAATACCCATTGGCCTCCGATGCTCTCTTAACAGGATGCTATGTAGATGACATTCTATATGGGGCCAATGACACGCAAACTCTTCTTAAGGCTCATAATGAGATAACTGACCTACTCAACAAG ACCATAACGCTTCCAAGGCTGGAACTTATGGATGCTTTATTGGCTAGCAAGCTCACCACAAAGGTGGTTGATATCATAAAGGATAAATTGCCCTCTATTACCTCTATAAACATGTGGAGCGATTCTGAGATAGTTTTGGCATGGCTCAGATCACATCACTCCAGATGGAATCAATTTGTCGCCAACAGGGTAGCTCAAATTCAAGAAAATTCTTCTCACTCTCATTGGAGACACGTAAAGTCTAAAGACAACCCTGCTGACATCCTCTCTAGAGGAATGATGCCCTCTAACATACTCAACTCCACTCTTTGGTTTCACGGTCCTCAGTTTTTGCAAACATTTGACCTAAATTTGTCTGAATATAGTCCGAAGTTTAATTCTAATAAAttacctgaagaaagaaaagttGTTCTTCACACTCGAAGTGCTCAATTTGATTTCTTTGCCATGCTTTCTGAAAGGTTCTCCAGTTTCACGAAATATGTAAGGACTATAGCTTATGTACTCAGATTTGCTAATAACGCAAGGTCTGGCACTCAAAAATTATCCGGTGCACTTGAAGTATCTGAACTTCAAAATGccgaaatgaaaattataaaattattgcaaaactcATGTTTTTCCTCAGAAATTGCTGATCTCAAAGGCAATAAGATTATTTCTAATAAGTCTCTCTTACAATTTGCTCCTTTTCTTGACAAAAATGAAATGCTCCGTGTAGGTGGACGTCTTAGGTATTCCGAAGTTACCTTTGATCAAAAATATCCTCTCCTCCTCCCCTCTAAAAATCATGTTGTTCGTCTAATTCTCAAAAAAGAACATCTTAGGCTACATCATGCAGGTCCTCAGAATACTCTCTCTCAAGTTCGCCTTAGATATTGGCCCTTGAATGGTCTACGGGAGATTAAGAGGATAGTCCACGAATGtcatgtttgttttaagtttaacGCCCAACCCTTAGCTCAAATCATGTCTGATTTACCTAAGGAACGCTTATGCTCTGCTCAAGTTTTTGCTCATGTAGGTTTGGATTTTGGTGGTCCCTTTTTAATAAAGGCCTCTAAACTTCGTAAAAGTCCATTGATAAAGTCATACATAGCTCTGTTTGTCTGTATGTCCACACGTGCGGTTCATATAGAATTAGTCAGTGGGCTCACAACAGAAGCGTTTCTTCTCACTCTCAAGCGCTTTATCAGTCGAAGAGGTCTCCCTCAGACTATTTTCTCTGATAATGCGACAAACTTTCTTGGGGCTAAAAATCAGTTATTCGAACTCTAcaatttcttgaaaaataagGAAACTAACTCTTCTATTCAGGAATTTTTAGCCTCCTCTCAAATTCGGTGGAAAACAATACCACCTCGATCTCCTCATCATGGAGGACTCTGGGAGAGCGCTATAAAGAGCGCTAAACATCATATCTATAGATTGTTGGGCAATCTCAAAATTACATTCGAGGAATTCAGTACCGTGCTTACCCAAATTGAAGCCGTACTTAATTCTCGGCCCATTTGTGCCCTCTCTAATGATCCCTCCGATTTCACATATCTTACCCCTGGTCACTTCCTAATTGGAAGGTCTCTCACCTAG